In Rhodothermus marinus DSM 4252, a single genomic region encodes these proteins:
- a CDS encoding N-acyl-D-amino-acid deacylase family protein, with translation MLALLLALCIGLITEPLPTQSDTIYTVILEGGTIYDGTGKAPFVADVGLIGDRIAAIGDLKEARAALRLNVDGLAVAPGFIDIHSHAVRGGPETSGIFRQPLAENYIRQGVTTVFAGQDGSSPLPIGEFLARFELTPAAINLGLFVGHGSVRRAVMGNENRDPTPEELEQMKALVAQAMEEGAWGLSSGLKYVPGAYARTEEVIELARVAARYGGIYITHMRDEGLHVLESVKETIRIGREGGLPAQITHAKIIGPRMWGKSREMLRLVDEALQAGVDVSMDQYPYTASSTGISVLFPAWALEGSREDIVARLQDPEARARIKEAVIFNLREDRGGGDPSRVQLAFCRWDTTLNGKNLAQVLREQGRPVTVEEAAELVLEIQEQGGCTGIFHAMSEEDVERIMQHPRTMICSDGGIPDPGVGVPHPRNYGAFARVLARYVRERRILTPEMAIHKMTGLPAWRLNLKDRGVLRPGAYADVVVLDLNRVQDRATFTDPHRYAEGVVHVFVNGQAVLLDGKLTGARPGRALRKGRDG, from the coding sequence ATGCTTGCCCTGCTACTGGCGCTGTGCATCGGGCTGATTACCGAGCCTTTACCGACACAGTCTGACACAATCTACACGGTCATTCTGGAAGGCGGCACCATTTACGATGGCACCGGCAAGGCCCCGTTTGTTGCCGACGTAGGACTGATCGGCGACCGCATTGCCGCCATCGGGGATCTGAAGGAAGCGCGTGCGGCGCTCCGGCTGAACGTCGACGGGCTGGCCGTGGCCCCCGGTTTTATCGACATCCACAGCCATGCCGTACGGGGCGGCCCGGAAACCAGCGGCATCTTTCGCCAGCCGCTGGCCGAAAACTACATCCGCCAGGGTGTCACCACGGTGTTTGCCGGGCAGGACGGCTCCTCACCGCTGCCCATCGGGGAGTTTCTGGCACGGTTCGAGTTGACGCCGGCCGCCATCAATCTGGGGCTGTTCGTGGGACACGGAAGCGTCCGTCGCGCCGTCATGGGCAATGAAAACCGCGATCCCACTCCAGAGGAGCTGGAGCAGATGAAAGCCCTGGTGGCGCAGGCCATGGAAGAAGGCGCCTGGGGCCTGTCGTCGGGACTGAAGTACGTCCCCGGTGCCTATGCACGCACCGAAGAGGTCATCGAACTGGCCCGCGTGGCCGCCCGCTACGGCGGCATCTACATCACACACATGCGAGATGAAGGACTGCACGTGCTGGAGAGCGTCAAGGAGACCATTCGGATCGGCCGCGAAGGCGGCCTGCCAGCGCAGATCACCCATGCCAAAATCATCGGCCCGCGCATGTGGGGCAAAAGCCGGGAAATGCTGCGCCTGGTGGACGAAGCCCTGCAGGCCGGCGTCGATGTCTCTATGGATCAGTATCCCTACACGGCCTCCAGCACGGGCATCAGCGTGCTGTTTCCGGCCTGGGCGCTGGAAGGGAGTCGTGAGGACATCGTTGCCCGGCTGCAGGACCCTGAGGCCCGTGCCCGCATCAAAGAAGCGGTTATTTTCAACCTGCGCGAAGATCGAGGTGGTGGTGATCCTTCGCGGGTCCAGCTGGCCTTCTGCCGCTGGGATACGACACTGAATGGGAAAAACCTGGCGCAGGTGCTCCGGGAGCAGGGTCGCCCGGTTACCGTCGAGGAAGCGGCCGAACTGGTGCTCGAAATTCAGGAGCAAGGCGGCTGCACAGGCATCTTCCACGCCATGAGCGAAGAAGACGTCGAGCGAATCATGCAGCATCCCCGCACGATGATCTGCTCCGACGGCGGCATTCCAGATCCCGGCGTCGGTGTTCCCCACCCGCGTAACTACGGCGCCTTTGCGCGCGTGCTGGCCCGCTACGTCCGCGAGCGCAGAATTCTGACGCCCGAAATGGCCATCCACAAAATGACCGGCCTGCCCGCCTGGCGCCTCAACCTGAAGGACCGTGGCGTGCTACGCCCCGGCGCCTATGCGGATGTGGTGGTGCTGGACCTGAACCGCGTCCAGGACCGCGCCACGTTTACCGATCCCCACCGGTACGCCGAGGGCGTTGTGCACGTGTTCGTCAACGGCCAGGCCGTGTTGCTTGACGGCAAACTCACCGGCGCACGCCCCGGCCGTGCCCTGCGCAAAGGACGTGACGGGTAA
- the hemN gene encoding oxygen-independent coproporphyrinogen III oxidase, which translates to MLVSPALVEKYNRPGPRYTSYPPAPHFRPGMAPETVAAMIRADNERPDPEPLSLYVHLPFCRTLCYYCGCHMIVTHRPEKIARYLDYLEREIALVSRWVAPDRPVVQLHWGGGTPTYLAPEQILALMDLLRRHFRFAPDAEIGIEADPRGLTRAHLEAARTAGFNRISFGVQDLDPTVQQAINRVQPYEQVARITRWARELGFESISYDLIYGLPHQHLTQFERTIRQVIDLGPDRISLFSYAHVPWKKKHQRLIREEWLPRPAEKLQLFLRAVELLTTEGGYRYIGMDHFARPEDPLSRALDEGTLQRNFQGYSTHGGTELYAFGISAISQLRDAYVQNVLTLPEYYAALDRGHLPVGKGYVLTDEDRLRRHVIMALMCHFRLDVPEVERRFGIDFHAHFADALAQLEEMEADGLVVRRPDVIEVTESGRFFIRNVAMAFDAYLQATTDRPMYSQTV; encoded by the coding sequence GAGAAGTACAATCGTCCCGGACCGCGCTACACGAGCTATCCGCCCGCGCCCCATTTCCGGCCGGGGATGGCGCCGGAGACGGTGGCGGCGATGATCCGGGCCGACAACGAGCGCCCCGATCCGGAGCCGCTCTCGCTCTACGTGCACCTGCCGTTCTGCCGCACGCTCTGCTACTACTGCGGCTGCCACATGATCGTCACGCACCGGCCGGAGAAGATCGCCCGCTACCTGGACTACCTGGAACGAGAGATCGCGCTGGTCAGCCGGTGGGTGGCCCCCGACCGGCCCGTCGTGCAGCTGCACTGGGGTGGCGGCACGCCGACCTACCTGGCGCCGGAGCAGATCCTGGCGCTGATGGACCTGCTCCGGCGGCATTTCCGGTTTGCGCCGGACGCCGAAATCGGCATCGAAGCGGACCCGCGCGGCCTGACCCGTGCCCATCTGGAGGCGGCCCGGACGGCCGGATTCAACCGGATCAGCTTCGGCGTGCAGGATCTGGACCCCACCGTCCAGCAGGCCATCAACCGCGTACAGCCTTACGAGCAGGTGGCCCGGATTACGCGCTGGGCGCGCGAACTGGGCTTCGAGAGCATCAGCTACGATCTGATCTACGGCCTGCCGCACCAGCACCTGACGCAGTTCGAGCGGACGATCCGCCAGGTGATCGATCTGGGGCCCGATCGCATTTCGCTGTTCAGCTATGCGCATGTGCCCTGGAAGAAAAAGCACCAGCGGCTCATCCGCGAGGAGTGGCTGCCCCGTCCGGCCGAAAAGCTGCAGCTCTTCCTGCGGGCCGTCGAGCTGTTAACCACCGAGGGCGGCTACCGCTACATCGGCATGGATCACTTTGCCCGGCCGGAAGATCCGCTCAGCCGCGCGCTCGACGAAGGCACGCTTCAGCGCAACTTTCAGGGCTACTCCACGCATGGCGGCACCGAACTGTACGCGTTCGGCATTTCGGCGATCAGCCAGCTCCGCGACGCCTACGTGCAGAATGTACTGACGCTCCCCGAGTATTACGCCGCGCTGGATCGGGGACACCTTCCGGTGGGAAAGGGCTATGTGCTGACCGACGAGGATCGGCTCCGGCGGCACGTAATCATGGCGCTCATGTGCCACTTCCGGCTGGACGTTCCCGAGGTCGAACGGCGTTTTGGAATTGACTTCCACGCACACTTTGCCGATGCGCTGGCGCAGCTCGAAGAAATGGAAGCCGACGGGCTGGTCGTGCGCCGACCCGATGTGATCGAAGTCACCGAGTCCGGCCGTTTCTTCATCCGCAACGTGGCCATGGCCTTCGATGCCTATCTGCAGGCCACGACCGACCGGCCCATGTATTCCCAGACGGTGTAG
- a CDS encoding lipoprotein, which yields MRRLIYVLFAALFMVTVSACGQRAAEQQPEQPATEQEEAPAAVDTLQQDTSMAAPDTAAAAEQM from the coding sequence ATGCGTCGTTTGATCTATGTTCTGTTTGCCGCCCTGTTTATGGTGACCGTAAGTGCCTGTGGGCAGCGCGCGGCCGAACAGCAGCCGGAGCAGCCGGCAACCGAGCAGGAGGAGGCGCCGGCCGCCGTGGACACCCTCCAGCAGGATACCTCCATGGCGGCTCCGGACACGGCGGCAGCCGCCGAGCAGATGTGA